The following nucleotide sequence is from Gemmatimonadaceae bacterium.
AAGGCAGCGGGACGCTCGAATCGGTCTTCGGCGACATCCCGTTTCGTGAGGGGGATTACCTCATCATCCACCGCGGCATCCTCCACCGGTACAAGCTCGACATGAAAGGGGATCATCCAAAGTTCCTCATCATGGAGAGCCGGGGTCACGTGCGCTGGCCCAAGCGATACCGAAACGAATTCGGTCAGCTCAAGGAAGGCGCGCCGTACTCGGAGCGCGACATTCGACGCCCGATCGAGCTCAAGACGCACGACGAGATGGGCGACTTTCGTCTCCTCGTGAAGCAGTACGACGGCCTCAACGAGTTTATCCTGGATCACCATCCATTCGACGTCGTCGGTTGGGACGGCTACTTCTATCCCTGGGCGTTCAATATCTATGACTTCGAGCCGATCGTCGGCCGCGTGCATCAGCCGCCGCCGGTGCACCAGACGTTCGAAGGCGATGGGTTTGTCATCTGCTCATTCTGTCCGCGGCCCTATGATTTCGACCCGGAGGCGGTGCCGGCACCCTACAATCACAGCAACGTCGATTCGGACGAAGTGTTGTATTACGCATCGAGCGAGTTCATGAGCCGCAAGGGCATCGAATTTGGCAGTATCACGCATCATCCGGACGGAATTCCGCACGGTCCGCATCCGGGGCGCGCTGAGGCATCGATTGGCGCGAAGCGCACCGACGAGCTGGCGGTCATGATGGATTCTTTCCGTCCTCTGCACATCGCGAAGCAAGCGCTCGCCATCGAGGAGCCGAATTACCAGAAGAGCTGGATCGAGCAACAGCACGCCGGCTTCAATCCGCCGACGAGCTGACACGAACGCGCCTAACGGCTATTCGCGAGCGAATACAATTGGGCTGCCTGGGCTGCCGTGAGATCGTACGGATCGATCGATTTCGCGACGGGATGGGTGCCGTCCATGCCGATGGCCGCCGCACGGATCCAGCTTCGCCGACACGACGGACAGGTCGCGATACTGAGATTCAGCCCAACAAGGCGCCGCCTGCCGAGCGCTCGCGCGATACGTTCACCGACGTTCGGTAGCTTGATACCGGCTCGCGCGAGCACGTCGTCGAACACCGCGGACGGTGCGCGCTGTAAGAGCTTCCTTGTCCGCGCATAACGACTGCAGGCCGTACATGCTTCGCGCGCCTTGAGCCCGAGCCACATCGTCAATCCGCCGACGAGGAATCCGGCGACCTGCAGCAGCTCGTGCGCATAGCCCAGAAGCCCGAGCTCCGGTGTCGTGTCGATCGTCCGGCCGCCCTGATTCTGAAGCACGAGCTGCATGTGCTCGGTGCGCAGGCGAAGGTAGTACCAGAACGGCACTTCGTCGCTGACTGGCGTCCCGTCCGACAGGCTGACGGTGGCAAAGTCGACCCAGTGCATCAGTAGCCACGTCGACAAGCCGATCGCGAGCATCTCGAAGAGCATTCGTCGGGTGGGCAGCGTCTGCGTCGCTCGCGCCGCGGCGTAATAGCCGCTTGCGGCACCGAGTCCGCCAAGCAGCGCACCCGCCGGAATGACGAACCACAGGGTGAGGCCGAGCATGTCGAGATCGAGCCAGTGTTGCAGTCCGACGTTGACGGCGACGACGGTGATGGCGGCGACAATGCCCGCGAAGGTCGTGAAGACCTCCGCGGACATGTCGCGCATCTCGGAGGCAAATGCCGACCGAACGGGGACCGCGAGCGGCGTGTTCATCGTGCGCGATCGACGTTAGGCAGCGCGTCGCGGTGTCGTGCCGGTGCCGCCCGACGGCATCGGCTGTGTCGCGGCGGCTTGGTACACCGGGCGGCCGTGCTGAGTGAAGACGAGCACGGCGATGCTCCAGAGCACGGAGAAGACGAACATCGTGAGCCACAAGTCCGTCACCTCACCTGGCGTTTCGAGCCAGGCACAGAGCGCGACGGGGAGTGCTGCGATCAGATCGATCGCGTATATCCGCAGCACGCGACGCCAGTTCATCGGGCGCTTGCCGACGAGCTGGAAGTTGTACTGCATCATCGTGCCGTGCCCTTCGGCGCTACCGGGCCGGACGAGCAGCGTCCCGATCGGCAGGATCGGAATGAAGAGAATCGTCAACCACCGCGTTGCTTCGTACGTGTCTTCGGATACGCGACGATAATCGAGAAGCCGAATTCCGGTTCCATTCACGGAGTACGGCTTGAGGAACAAGCGCGTCGACATGATTGGTTAGTGGCTGAGACCCCGAGCCGGGGGCGGGGAATACACCAGCGTGGCTCGCGTTGGTTCGACGTGCCGATGGGCAGTCGCGTCACGCGTTCGCGTTATGCAATGCCGGGCAGATTAGCCGTGTCGTCGCCCTGTGGCGAGAATGCTTTTCTTATCGGAGTGAGCGAACGATCTACATGGAGTTCTGTCCGACCGTCTCGAACTCGTCTTTGAGACGGGTTTCAACTGTTCTCAACACGGACACGGCCGGACACGCGCGGACACCGCCGGACAACAGAAAGAAACCGTGAACAGCTTTTTCAGAAGATCGTCGACGCCCTTTGGTCGTGTCCGGCCGTGTCCGCGCTGTGTCCGGCTATGTCCGTGTCCGCGTTCAATTGTTGATCGCTGCGCCGCCAGTGAGCGGCGACGGTCGGAGATCTCAAAACTGGTGATCCCGCAGTCCGACGACGGCATTAGCTCCTCGCGCCTTGATCGAACGCCGCAATCGCGTTCCTCGTGAAATCGGACAGCACCAGCGTTCCGCTCATCTCGGCCCGCGACTCGAGCAACCGATCCCAGTCATCGGTGCCTTGCCAGAAGATTGCTTTCAGCTGCGCGAGCGCTTGCGGGTTCGATCGTGCGAGCTTGCGAGCGAAGGAATCGAGGCCGCTATCGAGCGCGTTCACGCTGTCGAACACCTTCGCGTAGAGACCGAATTCCTCCGCCCAACGAGCCGTTCGCCAATCGGCGTCGATTGCCATGGCGCCAAAACCGCCGAGGCCAATCTTCTTCTGGATGACCGGTCCGACGACGAACGGGCCGATTCCCACCGCGAGCTCGCTCAATCGTATCGATGCCGATTCCACGGCCATCGCATAGTCGGCCGCCGCGACGAGGCCGACACCTCCGCCGACGGTTTTTCCGTGCACCCGCGCGATGATCACCTTGGGGCACCGCGTCATCGCGAGGATCACGCGCGCGAAGCCCATGAAAAACTCCTTACCGCCAGCGGCGTCGCGGATGCTCCTCAGCTCATCGAACGATGCGCCGGCACAGAACGGGCTACCCCCCGTGTCGCCGCTCCGGAGGACGATCACGCGCACCTCGTTCTGCGTTCCGAGTCGGTGAATCTCGGACGCGAGTCGAGCGAGCAGGGCGGCGGGCAGCGAGTTGCCCTTGGGATGCGTGAAGCGAACGGTGGCGATCGCATCGGTGATGGCGACGTCCACCTCGCCGTCGGCGGTTTGCGA
It contains:
- a CDS encoding homogentisate 1,2-dioxygenase, encoding MPIYHTLGSIPRKRHIAFRKPNGGIYAEELMGHEGFTGTSALLYHVHPPTTVKSVKRIRDLKYEADPESALRHRHFRTSQAKSGGSPTLDRLPLLFNADIAMLYVEPDEQDAHFYRNAQADEVVYVAKGSGTLESVFGDIPFREGDYLIIHRGILHRYKLDMKGDHPKFLIMESRGHVRWPKRYRNEFGQLKEGAPYSERDIRRPIELKTHDEMGDFRLLVKQYDGLNEFILDHHPFDVVGWDGYFYPWAFNIYDFEPIVGRVHQPPPVHQTFEGDGFVICSFCPRPYDFDPEAVPAPYNHSNVDSDEVLYYASSEFMSRKGIEFGSITHHPDGIPHGPHPGRAEASIGAKRTDELAVMMDSFRPLHIAKQALAIEEPNYQKSWIEQQHAGFNPPTS
- a CDS encoding enoyl-CoA hydratase/isomerase family protein → MPDLTISRSQTADGEVDVAITDAIATVRFTHPKGNSLPAALLARLASEIHRLGTQNEVRVIVLRSGDTGGSPFCAGASFDELRSIRDAAGGKEFFMGFARVILAMTRCPKVIIARVHGKTVGGGVGLVAAADYAMAVESASIRLSELAVGIGPFVVGPVIQKKIGLGGFGAMAIDADWRTARWAEEFGLYAKVFDSVNALDSGLDSFARKLARSNPQALAQLKAIFWQGTDDWDRLLESRAEMSGTLVLSDFTRNAIAAFDQGARS